Proteins found in one Glycine soja mitochondrion, complete genome genomic segment:
- the orf106 gene encoding hypothetical protein, producing the protein MTKYSPILQHSEWRSWPDPLSYKVLLLQQRAVAKSGVHVSQREELLSSLSLYFKTDFEFERGGRDDKGIGQRHLSSHRRSGPNLIKGCLALPKGVKCKWQSPVPRK; encoded by the coding sequence ATGACTAAGTATAGTCCCATTCTTCAACATTCGGAATGGCGATCTTGGCCCGACCCTCTTTCTTATAAGGTACTTTTGCTACAGCAGAGGGCAGTTGCCAAGAGTGGAGTTCACGTGTCCCAAAGGGAAGAGCTCTTGAGCTCCCTCTCCCTCTATTTTAAGACAGACTTTGAGTTTGAGCGGGGAGGGCGAGATGACAAGGGAATCGGCCAAAGGCATCTATCATCTCATCGGAGAAGCGGTCCTAATCTAATAAAGGGTTGCCTTGCCTTACCAAAAGGAGTGAAATGTAAATGGCAATCCCCGGTGCCAAGAAAGTAA
- the orf136 gene encoding hypothetical protein, giving the protein MLGKKRICHSYSPVMSSLTYDSILVFAAHGSERPNLYIMSTSPLSFLVVGVGQDFTCKWIGFRCEIRLITTACEQLDSCFPGYSTDCAKDSSLLLKNHTISQGKAASSNLAISKQILISGRQIELLQIEQIDWCRL; this is encoded by the coding sequence ATGTTGGGAAAAAAACGGATCTGCCATTCCTACTCCCCAGTTATGTCATCCCTGACCTATGATTCCATCCTAGTTTTCGCCGCCCATGGTTCCGAGAGACCCAATTTATACATAATGAGCACCTCACCCCTTTCTTTCCTTGTAGTTGGAGTTGGGCAAGATTTCACTTGTAAATGGATTGGCTTTAGATGCGAGATACGGCTCATAACCACTGCTTGTGAACAGCTTGACTCCTGCTTTCCCGGCTACAGTACAGATTGTGCCAAAGACAGCTCGCTCCTGCTCAAAAATCACACAATAAGCCAAGGCAAGGCGGCCAGTTCTAATCTAGCTATTTCAAAACAAATTCTCATCTCAGGAAGACAGATCGAACTATTACAGATAGAACAGATAGATTGGTGTAGGCTCTAA
- the orf103 gene encoding hypothetical protein: MLTIPLGQEGSINRLICKAKKSKNLLCLSLSYEPVIEQEFDWIETRGAYTSKVSLAQQFLETKAKVLFRSQGVHYLLLLAIPMPMPMIERLGEYTDREERVRP, from the coding sequence ATGTTAACCATACCACTAGGACAGGAAGGGTCTATCAACCGCCTCATTTGCAAGGCTAAGAAGAGCAAGAATCTATTATGCCTTTCGCTCAGTTATGAGCCAGTAATAGAACAGGAATTTGACTGGATTGAGACTCGCGGTGCTTACACCTCTAAAGTCAGCCTCGCTCAACAATTCCTCGAGACCAAAGCAAAAGTTCTCTTTCGATCCCAAGGAGTTCATTACCTATTATTGTTGGCTATTCCAATGCCAATGCCAATGATAGAGAGATTAGGGGAATATACTGACCGAGAAGAGAGAGTAAGACCCTAA
- the rpl16 gene encoding ribosomal protein L16, translating to MLLRKYLLVTESQVSKCGFHIVKKKGDVLYPKRTKFSKYRKGRCSRGCKPDGTKLGFGRYGTQSCRAGRLSYRAIEAARRAIIGHFHRAMSGQFRKNGKIWVRVFADIPITGKPTEVRMGRGKGNPTGWIARVSTGQVLFEMDGVSLSNARQAATLAAHKPCSSTKFVQWS from the coding sequence ATGCTTCTGCGGAAGTATCTACTCGTTACGGAATCTCAGGTGTCAAAGTGTGGATTTCATATAGTAAAAAAAAAAGGGGACGTGCTATATCCGAAACGTACGAAATTTAGTAAATATCGTAAAGGCAGATGTAGTAGGGGTTGCAAACCAGACGGAACAAAACTTGGTTTTGGAAGATATGGCACTCAAAGTTGTAGAGCTGGGCGTCTTTCATATCGAGCCATTGAAGCAGCGCGTCGGGCTATAATCGGACACTTCCATCGTGCTATGAGCGGACAATTCCGAAAAAATGGTAAGATATGGGTAAGAGTTTTCGCAGATATCCCTATTACCGGGAAACCTACAGAAGTCAGAATGGGAAGAGGAAAAGGAAATCCTACGGGTTGGATTGCTCGTGTGTCCACGGGACAAGTCCTATTTGAAATGGATGGTGTGAGTTTGTCAAATGCTCGACAAGCCGCTACATTAGCGGCGCATAAACCATGTTCGTCAACCAAGTTTGTTCAGTGGTCGTAA
- the orf215 gene encoding hypothetical protein — protein sequence MSLPAPPWPYAFWPARLDLALTGLPPSCKDSAPPLDALRPRFVQAALLGYVLPIAKAVLLPGFFSAKLGNLPFSERLYPGTKRKRGGRPSTRSQGSGWWSLTRAIQETIQSKASKKKQKDSQSSRDSSRRQVLQRKLSIQREDRVVVVNRGREQLIRQDGIPLLHVFGLSFSCVDASKAAPSPPPPSALPVGYLRGLELRDCLLNVPYLTYRSIR from the coding sequence ATGAGCCTGCCAGCTCCGCCTTGGCCCTATGCCTTTTGGCCAGCTCGTCTGGACTTGGCTTTGACCGGTCTGCCCCCCTCTTGCAAGGATTCGGCGCCTCCACTTGATGCTTTACGCCCACGCTTCGTTCAGGCAGCGCTACTCGGATATGTCTTGCCAATCGCCAAAGCAGTGCTACTTCCAGGATTTTTTTCGGCCAAGCTCGGGAACCTTCCCTTTAGTGAAAGGCTCTATCCCGGGACGAAGAGAAAGAGAGGGGGAAGGCCAAGTACGAGATCACAGGGATCGGGCTGGTGGAGCTTGACAAGAGCGATACAGGAAACCATACAATCGAAGGCTAGCAAGAAGAAGCAAAAAGATAGTCAAAGCTCAAGGGATTCATCACGAAGGCAAGTGCTCCAGCGGAAGCTATCAATTCAAAGGGAAGACCGGGTAGTGGTAGTTAACCGGGGGAGGGAGCAGCTCATCCGTCAGGATGGGATCCCTCTACTTCACGTTTTTGGCTTATCTTTTTCTTGCGTTGACGCTTCCAAAGCGGCTCCGTCTCCGCCTCCGCCTTCTGCGCTCCCAGTTGGGTATCTCCGAGGACTTGAGCTAAGGGATTGTTTACTGAACGTCCCATACTTGACCTATCGCTCCATTCGGTGA
- the orf110 gene encoding hypothetical protein, with amino-acid sequence MKTYDSYVKEVELGTHRSQPYKVLINAISSSNLFLKKVKKSRGGNGGETDWAHRILQGWPRTCQELYKKGPITTEGLILEKSKLCRQWPFRLLDQSRSKNSMPGQKPEVK; translated from the coding sequence ATGAAAACATATGACTCATATGTAAAAGAAGTCGAATTAGGGACCCACCGGAGCCAACCCTATAAGGTTCTTATCAATGCCATCTCTTCTTCCAATCTTTTTTTAAAGAAAGTCAAAAAATCAAGAGGTGGGAACGGGGGTGAAACAGATTGGGCTCACAGAATACTTCAGGGCTGGCCACGCACCTGTCAGGAACTGTATAAAAAAGGACCGATAACTACAGAAGGTCTGATACTTGAAAAGAGCAAGTTATGTAGGCAGTGGCCGTTCCGGTTGCTCGACCAAAGCCGGTCAAAGAATTCTATGCCTGGCCAGAAGCCAGAAGTGAAGTGA
- the orf100 gene encoding hypothetical protein, producing MRWLLKNMNMGVFLGLLFILFCDNKSVIQIAHNHVFHEANKAYRNSLTHLGHFVRHHFLQGSMPYISSELQIADLLTKSHTTMRFRYLVSKLQMLSLEAS from the coding sequence ATGCGATGGTTACTTAAAAATATGAATATGGGAGTTTTTCTGGGCCTACTATTTATTCTCTTTTGTGACAACAAGAGTGTTATCCAAATAGCACACAATCATGTGTTTCATGAGGCGAACAAAGCATATCGAAATAGCCTAACTCACTTAGGGCACTTCGTTCGCCATCACTTTCTACAGGGTTCAATGCCATACATTTCCTCAGAGCTTCAGATCGCGGATCTTCTTACGAAGTCCCACACCACTATGCGATTCCGATACTTAGTATCCAAACTCCAGATGTTATCCCTTGAGGCATCTTGA
- the nad9 gene encoding NADH dehydrogenase subunit 9, whose product MDNQSIFKYSWETLPKKWVKKMERSEHGNRSDTKTDYLFQLLCFLKLHTYTRVQVSIDICGVDYPSRKRRFEVVYNLLSTRYNSRIRVQTCADEVTRISPVVSLFPSAGRWEREVWDMFGVSSINHPDLRRISTDYGFEGHPLRKDLPLSGYVEVRYDDPEKRVVSEPIEMTQEFRYFDFASPWEQRSDG is encoded by the coding sequence ATGGATAACCAATCCATTTTCAAATATAGTTGGGAGACTTTACCCAAGAAATGGGTAAAAAAAATGGAAAGATCGGAACATGGGAATAGATCTGATACCAAAACGGACTACCTATTTCAATTGTTGTGCTTTCTTAAATTGCATACCTATACAAGGGTTCAAGTTTCGATCGATATTTGCGGAGTTGATTATCCCTCTCGAAAACGAAGATTTGAAGTGGTCTATAATTTACTGAGTACTCGGTATAACTCACGCATTCGTGTACAAACCTGTGCAGACGAAGTAACACGAATATCTCCGGTAGTCAGTCTATTTCCATCAGCCGGCCGGTGGGAGCGAGAAGTTTGGGATATGTTTGGTGTTTCTTCCATCAATCATCCGGATCTACGCCGTATATCAACAGATTATGGTTTCGAGGGTCATCCATTACGAAAAGACCTTCCTCTGAGTGGATATGTAGAAGTACGCTATGATGATCCAGAGAAACGTGTGGTTTCTGAACCCATTGAGATGACCCAAGAATTTCGCTATTTCGATTTTGCTAGTCCTTGGGAACAGCGTAGCGACGGATAA
- the orf131 gene encoding hypothetical protein, producing MLSFFLKNGDISLGKSRRKGFHGQKKGRKFGKADGTIPFYYDLGTTFLTPYDKFTPFLKRKAPRFRILKKCITRLEALKLIRNGPTHPAMMRMTEESEHKMEFPSWMRLTSGKNLFQDFLPYVELSLYYIT from the coding sequence ATGCTTTCTTTTTTTCTAAAGAATGGGGATATATCGTTGGGAAAAAGCAGAAGAAAAGGATTTCACGGGCAGAAGAAGGGAAGGAAGTTCGGAAAAGCAGACGGGACTATTCCTTTCTATTACGATCTCGGCACCACCTTCCTTACCCCCTACGATAAATTTACCCCTTTTTTGAAGAGGAAAGCTCCCAGGTTCCGCATCTTAAAAAAGTGCATAACCAGATTGGAAGCACTGAAGTTAATTCGCAATGGGCCAACTCACCCAGCCATGATGCGCATGACAGAAGAGAGCGAGCACAAAATGGAGTTTCCATCTTGGATGAGGCTCACGTCCGGAAAGAATCTTTTTCAAGACTTTCTCCCCTATGTTGAACTTTCTCTATATTACATTACCTGA
- the rps3 gene encoding ribosomal protein S3: protein MARKGNPISVRLDLNRSSDSSRFSDYYYGKLVYQDVNLRSYFGSIRPPARLTFGFRLGRCILIHFPKRTFIHFFLPRRPRRLKRRKKSRPGKEKGRWWAFGKVGPIGCLHSSDNTEEERNEVRGRRAGKRVESIRLDDREKQNEIRIWPKKKQRYGYHDRSPSIKKNLSKSLRVSGAFKHPKYAGVVNDIAFLIENDDSFKKRKLFKLFFPKKSRSDGPTSHLFKRTLPAVRPSLNYSVMQYLLNRKNQMHFDPVVVLNHFVAPGVAEPSTMGGAKQGRGLDKRIRSRIAFFVESSTSEKKCLAEAKKRLTHFIRLANDLRFAGTTKTTISLFPFFGATFFFPRDRVGFYNHLSFEDAREPLLGQLRIKCWNLMGKDKVMELIDKFIDLGRIGEWIKGIEMMIEIILRNRRIPYGYNSYLNEVKKMRSLLSNRTNTNTLIESVKIKSVYQSASPIAQDISFQLRKKTRSFRSIFSRIVKDIPLVMKKGVEGIRICCSGRSEGAEIARTECGKYGKTSRNVFNQKIDYASAEVSTRYGISGVKVWISYSKKKRGRAISETYEI from the exons ATGGCACGAAAAGGAAATCCGATTTCGGTAAGACTCGATCTGAATCGTAGTTCAGATTCAAGTCGGTTCAGTGA TTATTATTATGGTAAATTAGTGTATCAAGATGTCAATCTGAGATCTTATTTCGGTTCGATACGTCCACCTGCGAGACTAACCTTTGGCTTTCGTCTCGGTAGGTGTATTCTTATACATTTTCCCAAAAGAACATTCATTCATTTCTTTCTTCCCCGTCGACCACGACGACTGAAACGACGCAAAAAATCCAGACCCGGAAAGGAGAAGGGCCGGTGGTGGGCATTTGGGAAAGTCGGGCCGATCGGGTGTCTTCATTCCAGCGACAATACAGAAGAAGAACGAAACGAAGTGAGAGGCCGGAGGGCAGGGAAAAGAGTCGAGTCGATCAGGCTCGACGACCGGGAGAAGCAAAACGAAATTCGGATTTGGCCGAAAAAGAAGCAACGCTATGGATACCATGACCGATCACCATCGATAAAGAAGAATCTTTCTAAATCACTTCGGGTCAGCGGGGCCTTCAAGCATCCGAAATACGCCGGGGTTGTAAATGACATAGCGTTCCTGATAGAAAATGACGACTCCTTCAAAAAAAGGAAGTTATTTAAGTTATTTTTCCCCAAGAAGTCCCGCTCCGACGGCCCGACGAGTCATCTATTTAAAAGGACCCTCCCTGCAGTGCGCCCCTCCTTGAATTATTCGGTCATGCAATACTTATTGAATAGAAAGAACCAAATGCATTTCGACCCCGTCGTAGTTCTAAATCATTTCGTGGCACCGGGCGTGGCTGAACCATCAACGATGGGGGGAGCGAAACAGGGAAGAGGCTTAGATAAGAGAATACGTTCTCGCATCGCTTTTTTTGTAGAAAGCTCGACCAGCGAGAAAAAGTGTTTGGCCGAAGCCAAAAAGAGGTTGACCCACTTCATTCGCTTGGCGAATGATCTTCGCTTCGCGGGAACAACAAAAACAACCATCTCGCTCTTTCCTTTCTTCGGTGCTACCTTTTTCTTTCCAAGGGATAGAGTTGGTTTTTATAATCACCTTTCTTTTGAGGATGCCCGGGAACCACTCCTAGGTCAATTAAGGATCAAATGTTGGAACCTCATGGGTAAGGATAAGGTAATGGAATTGATAGATAAATTCATAGACCTAGGTAGGATAGGAGAATGGATAAAGGGAATAGAGATGATGATAGAGATCATACTGAGAAACAGAAGAATTCCGTACGGGTACAACTCTTATTTGAACGAAGTGAAAAAAATGCGATCTTTGTTGTCTAATAGAACAAACACGAATACCTTAATTGAGTCGGTCAAGATCAAATCTGTTTATCAAAGTGCTTCTCCGATTGCTCAAGACATTTCTTTTCAACTGAGAAAGAAAACAAGATCATTTCGTTCCATTTTTAGTAGAATAGTGAAGGATATTCCATTAGTAATGAAAAAAGGGGTTGAGGGGATCCGTATATGTTGTTCAGGTCGATCAGAAGGCGCAGAAATAGCTAGAACTGAATGCGGAAAGTATGGAAAAACATCTCGTAATGTATTTAACCAGAAAATCGATTATGCTTCTGCGGAAGTATCTACTCGTTACGGAATCTCAGGTGTCAAAGTGTGGATTTCATATAGTAAAAAAAAAAGGGGACGTGCTATATCCGAAACGTACGAAATTTAG
- the orf135 gene encoding hypothetical protein translates to MPHSRGTAGDKPEEGEDDVKSSCPLCPGRHTCYNGRDNGKQGCKAERIRKDCLSSDCSLQLGNMKPESLVIAGQHTAVNSFPGLVHTARHTMGIGFARSIGPMITHDFCVPLVPQRLLVVLLAHTTVGSSTGVKS, encoded by the coding sequence ATGCCGCACTCACGAGGGACTGCCGGTGATAAGCCGGAGGAAGGTGAGGATGACGTCAAGTCATCATGCCCCTTATGCCCTGGGCGACACACGTGCTACAATGGACGGGACAATGGGAAGCAAGGCTGTAAGGCGGAGCGAATCCGGAAAGATTGCCTCAGTTCGGATTGTTCTCTGCAACTCGGGAACATGAAGCCGGAATCGCTAGTAATCGCCGGTCAGCATACGGCGGTGAATTCGTTCCCGGGCCTTGTACACACCGCCCGTCACACTATGGGAATTGGTTTCGCCCGAAGCATCGGACCAATGATCACCCATGACTTCTGTGTACCACTAGTGCCACAAAGGCTTTTGGTGGTCTTATTGGCGCATACCACGGTGGGGTCTTCGACTGGGGTGAAGTCGTAA
- the orf139 gene encoding hypothetical protein → MKVGGSSSLKKEGMILAKLCHAHPPWSLKKNIPFCFSVFFSAERKDKGEGVLERGNPRLRGQITPSSLIQLGLVCSQRETLPHVFQFESHPVFSMSSSLSGGRHSSIAFITEGPNPKNKSIKRLDLSDLTIVSLGARST, encoded by the coding sequence ATGAAGGTGGGCGGCTCGTCGTCTTTGAAAAAGGAAGGGATGATTCTTGCCAAACTCTGTCATGCCCATCCTCCTTGGAGTTTAAAAAAAAATATCCCCTTCTGTTTTTCCGTCTTCTTCTCTGCCGAAAGGAAAGACAAAGGCGAGGGAGTCCTCGAACGGGGAAACCCACGATTGAGAGGTCAGATCACACCATCCTCATTGATCCAACTCGGGTTGGTATGCTCACAAAGAGAGACCCTACCACATGTGTTTCAGTTTGAGAGCCACCCTGTTTTCTCGATGTCTTCTTCTCTTTCGGGTGGGAGGCATTCTTCAATAGCTTTCATTACTGAGGGGCCCAATCCTAAGAATAAGAGTATCAAAAGACTCGATCTATCCGACCTTACCATAGTCTCCCTCGGGGCGCGGTCAACCTAG